A single window of Bufo bufo chromosome 10, aBufBuf1.1, whole genome shotgun sequence DNA harbors:
- the LOC120980067 gene encoding uncharacterized protein LOC120980067: MAGDEATPRSDSCCTGSITIQSIIFGIWTPISIALIVVGAIHKNDCAAEPYIPIYMIVAGVFFLGFWLLLPLECCCPPLSKILNIVMGLFLFAWFIAGSVWVFRIYPDNDRNCHRGMYLFAFSILIIQWIFIGIGVIATLIGCLCCQNSCASNICGGCQSCLECCQCSSCLQSCSCLESCSCLESGCGCLQWFCFLIVSFFTC, translated from the exons ATGGCAGGAGATGAAGCTACACCGAGAAGCGACA GTTGCTGCACCGGGAGCATAA CCATTCAGAGTATTATTTTCGGAATATGGACTCCGATTAGCATTGCTCTGATTGTCGTAG GTGCAATACACAAAAATGATTGCGCAGCCGAACCTTATATCCCAATCTATATGATCGTTGCGGGGGTATTCTTCTTGGGATTTTGGTTACTGTTACCCTTGGAATGCTGCTGTCCCCCTCTCAGTAAAATACTCAACATAGTCATGGGTCTGTTTCTCTTCGCTTGGTTTATTGCAG GCAGTGTCTGGGTCTTCAGAATTTACCCCGATAATGATAGAAATTGCCACAGAGGAATGTATCTCTTTGCTTTCTCCATCCTGATCATTCAGTGGATTTTTATTGGAATTGGAGTCATTGCCACCCTGATTGGCTGCCTCTGCTGTCAGAATTCT tgTGCTTCTAATATTTGCGGAGGCTGTCAGAGCTGCTTAGAGTGCTGTCAGTGCTCCAGCTGTCTACAGAGCTGCAGTTGCCTGGAGTCCTGCAGTTGTCTAGAGTCCGGATGTGGAT GTTTACAGTGGTTCTGTTTTCTTATTGTGAGTTTCTTCACATGTTAA